The Oryza brachyantha chromosome 6, ObraRS2, whole genome shotgun sequence region GAAGAAGGAACTTCAAGCATCAGCTCTGTAGGAAGCCAACGGCAGCAGGTTCGTGTATGGCTGTAAGCGGCAGGATCATTCTGCCGGTGGCAATCTGTCTCTAGAATGATCTGGGAAAATACAGATGATCAAACTTGTGAACCCAAACTATAGATCAGAATTCACACCAATCAGGCTGGAAATTCTGAGAATTTACAGGATATATCAGATTTGGAATCTCTGCTCCCGATCACTAGATCAGACAGAAGGATGCAACTGTGAGCAGGAACAGCAAATTAATCTTCTAGTTATGTTATATCTAGCCAAtatcgatagataattgtgaCAGTAAAATGCAACATTTGGATATGACTAAACTAATTATCAGCACATCGCAACTAATTAAGCAAATACTTAAGCTGATAAGTTTTAATAGCATCTGGTTTCAGCAGTATTTCGCAAATTCGCAGTCAAGTCAAAAACGAACAAATGCACATAACCTATCCCATGGTTTGAGTTGTGAAGAACACGAACCTGGAGTGCAGAAGCTCATGAAAGGAAAAGCAACGTTGATTTCACTTCTCGTCGTCACCTCCATGGCTCGTTCAGATGATCCCAGTTCAATGGTGAAGATGCCAGTACGCTTTCTGACGACGATGACACGGACGCCTTCGGCGAAGCCAATCAACGCAATCATCGGGGAGATTGCATAGCGGGGGAGCAGCGTCTCGAGATCCTTGACTGCGCAGAGGTTCCATCGACCAGTGGCCTCCTCCATGGACCACAGGTGGAGTCTGGACTGGCCCACGATGGCGGCGAACCCCAGCCCGCCGCCCTCCACCGTCACGAGGCAAGTGCCGCACGAGTACACATGGTCCAcgaacggcggcgaggggatcGCCGCTAACCTCATCCTGGCCATGTCGAACTCTAGGATACTGTTCCTGCCGCAGAGGAAGTACAACGCGTTCCCCAGGAGGACGCTTCGTCTTCTCAGCATGACAAAGCAATATGGGGGACCAATGTAGGTCGGATCGCTCCACGCATCAGTCTCCGACGAGTAGACGGCGGCAATCGTGGGTTTCCTTTTCCTCGAATCGCTGCACACCAACGCGACGCGGAAGGGACCGCCGTGGCAGTTGAGATGATTGCAGCCGCCCACCGCGCAGAACACGGCCGCGCTCCAGTGCATGTAACTCCACATCTCTGGCACATCCAGTAGCTTATCTGCACCGGTCATGGGGTCCAATACGACGATTTGTTTGGGCACTCTGCCGGTGATGAACAGTTGGGATGATTGACTGTCGCGGGTGATGAACAGGGCGCGACCGTGGCGGCAGTCACACGGCAACCAGTCCACCAAGCGTCTGGGAAAGATCGGGCGGAAGGCGGTGGTGGGGACAAAGGCGGGGCGTGCCATCCATTCGTGGTCGCGCCATTCGCAGAAGAAGCCCAGGATTGGAGGCGATCCATGGAAGACGCGGTAGGAGCGGAGGAAGTCGGGGTCggtgaggaggcggcgccacCGGTTGCAGACGGCGGAGAAGCGGACGAGGACCGCGGGCTCGTCCGGCGGGATACGGAGGAAGATCTCACCGAGCACGTCGTCGTTCAggtccggcggcgggcggattCATGGTGCTCGGCGTGGTGTTGGGTTTAATTTTGGCCGTTCCGTTTGGGTGGGGACGAAATGCAG contains the following coding sequences:
- the LOC102717625 gene encoding uncharacterized protein LOC102717625, with product MTGADKLLDVPEMWSYMHWSAAVFCAVGGCNHLNCHGGPFRVALVCSDSRKRKPTIAAVYSSETDAWSDPTYIGPPYCFVMLRRRSVLLGNALYFLCGRNSILEFDMARMRLAAIPSPPFVDHVYSCGTCLVTVEGGGLGFAAIVGQSRLHLWSMEEATGRWNLCAVKDLETLLPRYAISPMIALIGFAEGVRVIVVRKRTGIFTIELGSSERAMEVTTRSEINVAFPFMSFCTPDHSRDRLPPAE